The following is a genomic window from Fusarium verticillioides 7600 chromosome 5, whole genome shotgun sequence.
GAGGTGTTTCTCACGGctgcaaggccaagggcacCGACAGCACCTCTTACAGCGCCCTCTACTGGTTCTACGGTTAAACCAAAACCAGTCACGacttttcatctttcacTTCTTAATCACATATTTTCTTAGTCAGATAGAACGGCGGTTCATCGGAGTTTATAAAAGGTCACAATCGCTTTACATAGGATACTCATACGTTTCACGACGATCGTTTACTGGTACAAAGTCTCGGGTTTTGGGAACAGATACCATGGTTTATTACGGGCGTGAATGCATCATTACCCCAGAGGACATTAGGGAACAACATTTGGCGTTTTGCTTTTGATACGAAGGAATTGGAGGGCGTATTGGATAGTCAAGATGGGGTGGAACGAGGATGGGTTAGTAGTTAGCCATTGTCATAAGGAAATACATTGCATCTAGTCCTTCAGGCAAATCTTGAAGTCTCATAAACCCGTGAATGATATGGCAAACCTATATGAGCAACTGAGGTGCACAAAGACGCTTCAAGTATATCAACTAACTCCCCATCGCAAAGAACGCTAGACaacccatcatcaagaaggcaagATAATACAAAGGACGCCACTCAAGCATCCTCCTTGCCGATAACCTGCTTCTCATGTTCCAGGCTTTCTCTCTCGCAAGCAATCACTACATTGGTCATATACTTGTGGCACTTGTAAGTCAAAGCCGTACACCAGATGATCATGGCGATGCTGACAGCAATCATTGCCCACATGCCTCGCTGATGAAATGTCAGTACTATTTCGAGGCTAGGCGATATTGAATGATAGAAACTTACAATGAACCAAGGAGCCATCGAGGCACCATAGAAGACGATGCTCCACCAAGCATTGATGGTATTGCTGCCCGTGTTCATACCGGCCAACACGATACCACGGAACATGGCTGATTCGTGACGCATGACATCGTTGCACCAAGCGAAGAAGGTAGCCTGGCACGCGTAGACAGAACCGGCCCAGTAGTAAGCTGCGAATACAACCGTGGTAGAATGCGGGTTCGTAGGATCCTTGGAAGCAACcaagaccatgatggctgtAGCGATTCCAGTGAGGCCAATGAAGTATCCAACAAGCCATCGCTTTCCAGACAGAAAGTCGGTCAACGTTGCCCAAAACAGCGTAGATACAATACCAACAGCCGGCACACCACTGGGATAGTTGTTCTTCTGGGCGACAGTGTATGTTTCGGTCGGATGgttctggaggaagagagcgaAGAGGGCGTTGGTGCTGAAGGACTCGGTCTCACCGGCGATGATCCAGAGAATGACGAATCCCCACCAAAACCACGATGTGAGAACCATCTTTCCGTAGCCGAATGTCAGTTTAGGTCGCTCTTCAGCGGGAGGAACGCGAGATTTGGCGAGGGCTCGTTCCTCTTCGGAGAGGTAAAAGGCGGTGGTCGTGTGCGGTGTATCGGGGAACAGAAAGAAGCCGTAGAGAGCAACggggatggtgatgagaccatcaatgatgaaaagcCATCGCCAGCCAGTCAAGCCATTTCGACCATCCATACTGGAGTGAATACCCGTCTGGATGAAACCTCCAATCATAGTTCCTGCCAGGCCAGAAGCTGTAAAGATACCACTTCGCTTGCCCAGTTCTCTCTCTGTATACCAAGATCCAAGGATGTAGTGTGTACCGACAAAGGTTGACGCTTCGCAGATGCCCTGGAAGAAGCgaatggccatgatggacTTGGGGCTCTGGACGGAAGCAGTGGCCATAGTGAGACCGCCCCAGAGAACCATCATGAGAGGGAACCAGATGCGAGGCTTGATGTATTGGAGGGAGAGGTTTGAGGGAACTTGGCCGATAACATAGCTGTGACTTGTTAGAGTATGTTTAAGGCGAGAGGATGTGAGCTTACCCAACAGTGAAGCAAGTAAAGATCTGGTTCAGCTGGTCGCCCTCGAACCCAAGGTCCTCCTTCATTCCAGACACGtaggcattgttgatgttatTTCGGTCAAGCTATACGGAGTCAGTCAGCTCAGGACATTAATGAGTCAAGCAAGTAGGGTATGACGACTTACGTAGTTGACAAAGTAACTCAAGCAACAAAAAGTCAAGATGAAAAAGTCAATCTTTTGAACAAGGCGTCTCTCTCCGGGCTTGTAGTCAACATGAAGATACTCCTTCAGTCTCGACGACATATTTGCGACTTTTGTAAGAAAGAGTCTGAAGTGGCGAGagtatgatgatgatgatgatcaagagtGACAACCAAGAGGGTCGAGACCTGGTCTACTTATACATGCCGAGTGAAGCTGCAGACAAAGATAGTCAGTCATTGGCGTATTAGTCTCCTAAGACTCAATTATACCAACCTTGGCAACGCTCCTATTCCGCTGCAGTATCAGAGTCAAGTCGCGCGTGTTGAGCGAGCAAGTCAAACGATTTCGGCCAATTCTAGTCTTAATCTACCGAAACGATAAGCAGCCAAAAAAAATGGGAATTTGCGGGGAAGCGATAGGCTAGAGCGTGCAGGGCGTTGATCATCCCTGAAGATACGATTTCTCTCCGCAAATGATTGCTTGATtcatttcctcttctggaaACATATCTACACGAACCTGGTAGATAAGTTCCTTGTTAGTGAGATAGGAGATGCCGGGGAAGTTTGGCGGATGCTACAGAGGTATCTCGATGGAGACTGAGGGTTTGATATGTAAACAGCTGATATTAAAGATAGCTTATTAATTGGATAAGTGACAGGAGTAGCAGATGCCAAGAATTGTATTTCTCTGCTCTTGGTACACAGATACAGTCTTTGTTGTAGAGAGAAAGTCTATATACTTGGAGTTagagttggagttggagtaGTTCACCACGTCTACTATAGTTAGGCGAATCTCCAAGCATAACTACGCCGGATATACTCACTCAAAAAGGTCAAAACATGTCAAAAGATATAGCTATCAGCAAACAAACTCGGATCCTTGTTCTACTACCGAGTATCTGGAATTACCCCAGATATTCATATCTCATTAGTGTCAACACCTCGTGATAAGCTGCATTTCCCCTCATACAACCACACTTGACCCTTTGATACCTCTCCTCATCAGGAAGGGAACCTAAATCACTAGTGCACCATCAGTTAACTCCGGTCCGGCAATAACCCAAATAGGAAAGATATCTATTACACTGATACAACCCTCAACTGACGCCTTCGACTACGGTATCTCAGACTAGATTTAAGCTGCCTCTATTCTCTATCTTCCCTTGGCTAACCCAAGATACTGCACACCCAATAGtctcgcccatcatgactctcaCAACAACTACTACACAAACAGCCACCCTTGATACCACTCCTGCGTGGAAGGATATCAGCgaccagaagatcaaggctctcaactCTTCTATCCCTGAACAATGGCGCATTCCTAAAGATATTCTCCCCCCTGATGACCAGGCTGATGTTACAACTTGGCCAGAATCTTCAGGATGGTTtaccaaggaagagcttgctaTTACATCTTTGACTGCTGCTGAACTCCTTAAGAAACTTGCTTCAGGGGAGTACAAGTCTGAAGATGTCACCGAGGCATTCTGTAAAAGAGCATCTGCCGCTCATCAACTTGTGAGTCAGTTACACCACAAGAACTGCGGTCTACTAACACGATGTATAGACAAACTGTCTTGCAGAGACTTGCTTTGAGCGCGCTCTCCAAACAGCCCGTCAACTAGACGAGCATCTCGCCAAGACCGGAACTCCTATCGGCCCTCTCCACGGTCTTCCCATttctctcaaagacaacTTCAACCTTGAAGGTCTTGACTCAACAGTTGGATTCACAGCTCATGTTGGAGACCCAGCCAAGTCCGACTCTGCACTCGCAACAGTTCTTCAAAATGCCGGTGCTGTCTTCTACGTCAAGACCAATGTCCCTACGGCTATGATGATTGCAGAATCCGTTAACAACACATTTGGACGAACTGTGAATCCCAAGAATAGGAATACTACCAGTGGTGGAAGTTCGGGTGGAGAGTCAGCCCTTATTGCATTCAAGGGAAGTCCTCTTGGTGTGGGATCTGATATTGGTAAGCTCTTCGCTCTCAAGTTGCCAATAATAAGCTTACCCTTCCATAGGAGGATCATTGCGTATTCCTGCTGCTTGCACTGGTATCTTCACTCTCCGTCCTTCAGCAGGCCGATTCCCAGTGCGTAACTGTCGTTCCGGCATGCCCGGCCAAGAAGCCGTTCTCTCCGTCAACGGCCCCCTGGCACGAACCCTCCAAGATGTTGAGCTCTACAGCAAAGCCGTCATTGAAGCTCAGCCCTGGCTCGTCGACCCTAAGTGTCTCCCTATTCCCTGGAGCCCAGCCCAACTGCCTGAAAAGCTAAAGATCGCTTTCATGTGGCACGACGGCATGGTCCTACCAACACCACCTGTAACTCGAGCTCTccagatcgccaagaagaagctcgaagcGGCGGGACATACCATCATAGAATGGGATCCTATTGACCAGAAGGAAGGCAGTGAACTTCTGCAGCGCATGTTCACTGCTGATGGTGGACAAACTATCCGGAAGGAGCTTGAACGTACAGATGAGCCTTGGAGGCCTGAGATGGAAGCCTATCGAGTCGCTAGAGATTTGAGTACATCTGAGATGTGGAAGCTTCAGCTCGAGCGAACAGCTTTCCAGAACCGCTATCTCGATCGCTGGAACAAGGCGGGCATTGATGCTATTGTTAGTGCAACAACCCCTTACAGTACCGGAAAGCATGGAAGCCTAAGACATGGTAAGTATTTAGGTCATCGATGAGACGATTCGACATACTAATGATTGATAGTTGCTTATACTGGTGTTTTCAATGTTGTTGACTACTCGGCTATCTCTTTTGCTACGGGCATCAGCGTCGATAAGGATattgacaagcttgacgCTTCGTATGAGCCGTTGAGCCCGCTATGCAAGTCCGTCAATGAAGAATGTGAGTGGCCCGCGCCAGCCATACGAACGAATATCACTAACACTATGCAGATGACGCAGAGCTGGTCCATGGACTACCAGTTAGTCTTCAAATCGTTGCACGgagattggaagaagaaaaggtcatTGCTATGGCCAAGCTCGTCCATGAGACTGTTGGCTGAAGGGAAATACTGTAGAATAGAAATCAGCATGTAGACATTGGAGGACCTTATTCTCATCATATAGAGTAACATCACCACTAGGGCCGGCACATATCATATAACAGATAAAGAAATATCGTATTCATCTTGTTTCTCGTTTGGAAAAACAGACATGGAAATCGAAGACGAGGGAATCGCTGCTCAACCCTCTCACTCCATGTACAAGCAtgcctcatcagcttcttgaagctgattcctccttctcctATCCTCCTAGCACCAGGCATTAAATTCTTGAAATCACCAAGCCTTATTCTTGTTTCCTTGTCCTAAAGTATCTCTCTCATTTTGAACTTAAAGCGACGTCTCTGAACCTCCAAGAAGACACTATCCGACTCTCATCATACGCGAGTATGCTTCCTTATCTCCTGGAGGCATCCAGTCCTCCCTGGAGATCCTGCTCGAGTCCCGTGGTTCCATGGCCCTGATACTCCTGTGGTCGGGGGTCCTCCGCTGTCCATTGGCTGTTGCTCTGAGGCAGAGGAACGGGCACACCCTGCTGGTTCTGGAGACCGGCAGGGCCACCTTGGCCAGGAACAGTGCGGACAGTCTGTCGGAATCGCATCACCTCGTCCAGGATCATGCCTCTCATCTGgccaacatcctcaacgaCCTCGAAGTCGAAGTTGAATGTGGTAGGGCAGTCGGGCTCGTCTGAGGCATCATGCCAGATATGGAGGTAAGGGTGCTCGAGAGCTTGTTCTACACTGATACGAGATGAGGGGTCGAAGGCGAGCAtcttgtcgagaaggtcgagagCATCAGGGTTAGCCTGAGGGAACAGGCTAGGgaatggcttcttgggcaTGAAAGGGAGGTTGCGGACGTATTCCTGAGCACGGGGTGAGCCAATGCGAGAGAGGGTCTCTTCGTTGGGAGTTCCAAGAATGTGAAGAATCTGGTTGAGCTGGTCGACGTAGTCACGGCCCTTGAAGAAAGGTCGGCCACCCAGCAACTCAGCTAGAATACAACCAACAGACCAAACATCAACTATATCGGGTCAGTAAGACAATCCACTAACACTCTGGTTTTCGGGTCACACATACTCGCTTTGGTGTAGCTCTGGAAGCTCAACATGATTTCGGGCGCACGGTACCATCGGGTAGCAACATACTCGGTCATGTATCCGGCATTCTCCTCGGGATCGACTGAGAAACCTCGGGCAAGACCGAAATCACAAATCTTGAGCTCACAGTCGGCATTGACGAGCAAGTTTCCGGGCTTGAGATCTCGGTGGAGCACATTGGCGGAGTGAATGTACTTGAGACCGCAAAGGATCTGGTAGATAAAGGATTGGAAATGGGCATCGGTAAGAGGCTGGCCAGATCGGATGATGGCAGCCAAATCACACTCCATCAGCTCTACGGTGTGTCAGCTTATGGTCATTGTCTCTTCTCGACTCGTTACTGACCCTCGTACAGATACGTCTCGTTGAAGTTATCGGGTCGAGGAATGTCCATGTCGTACAAACATGTGATCTATTCGTGAGTATATTAGCATACGCGTCCCTGCTTTGACCCTGGCACTCGTTGCGCCTCGGCAGAACTCACGTTGCGGTGGCCTCGGAAGTGCTGAAGCAGCTTTATCTCGCGCAGAGCGCGCTTGGCGAGAATCTTCTTGCTGAAGACATTggtgaccttcttgatggcgacgCCCTCGTTGGTTTGGTTGTTAACGGCGGCACTGAGAGGCGGGGTTATCGTCAGCAAATGCAGAGACGGCGGGGTAGAGGACGGGTTTGGAGTCGCAGCACAAGCAGTAACAGAATGCGCACTCACCAGACGATACCGTAGGCTCCCTGTCCAAGCTCCT
Proteins encoded in this region:
- a CDS encoding CMGC/MAPK/ERK1 protein kinase; this translates as MSDLQGRKVFKVFNQDFIVDERYTVTKELGQGAYGIVCAAVNNQTNEGVAIKKVTNVFSKKILAKRALREIKLLQHFRGHRNITCLYDMDIPRPDNFNETYLYEELMECDLAAIIRSGQPLTDAHFQSFIYQILCGLKYIHSANVLHRDLKPGNLLVNADCELKICDFGLARGFSVDPEENAGYMTEYVATRWYRAPEIMLSFQSYTKAIDVWSVGCILAELLGGRPFFKGRDYVDQLNQILHILGTPNEETLSRIGSPRAQEYVRNLPFMPKKPFPSLFPQANPDALDLLDKMLAFDPSSRISVEQALEHPYLHIWHDASDEPDCPTTFNFDFEVVEDVGQMRGMILDEVMRFRQTVRTVPGQGGPAGLQNQQGVPVPLPQSNSQWTAEDPRPQEYQGHGTTGLEQDLQGGLDASRR